TTGCGCAACGTCGGCAGGTCGAGGTCTTCCAATTTGTTAACGTACAAGCAGCCTTTGCCGGTTTTGTGTTTTCCAAGCTTTTGCAGCAGCGCCTCGTGCGCCGACAATCCGCCCATAATGTAAAGCGTCAGATTCTGCTTGCGCGGCGAAAACCCGGTGAGAAACCAATCGCCTTCGCGCCCGCTGGCATAAACGTAGTGATATTTGCCAAAACCCACAATGCTGCTGCCCCACATTTTTGGCTCGGTTTTCGTGGCTTTTTTCATCACCTCCAGCACCGTGAAACATTCCTGCCGGCGCTGTTTGTCGGTGATGCTGTTGAGGAATTTCGTGACGCTTTGCTCGTTGACTTTGGTTTTGAGTTCGGCCATGGGAGGGTTCCTTCGGTGGAATGAGGCAGATTTCGCTCAGTAGAAAATTTATTTTGACTGAACCGATCATCACTAGCACATTA
Above is a genomic segment from Cytophagia bacterium CHB2 containing:
- a CDS encoding DUF1801 domain-containing protein: MAELKTKVNEQSVTKFLNSITDKQRRQECFTVLEVMKKATKTEPKMWGSSIVGFGKYHYVYASGREGDWFLTGFSPRKQNLTLYIMGGLSAHEALLQKLGKHKTGKGCLYVNKLEDLDLPTLRKLIAEGVKRARKLDRS